A stretch of the Clostridium botulinum genome encodes the following:
- a CDS encoding D-2-hydroxyacid dehydrogenase — MLKIVILDAKTLGNDISLQGFNEFGEVSIYDFTKKEEVIDRIKDKDIIITNKVILNKDNLKYAKNLKLICIAATGTNNVDLNYTNENNIVVTNVAGYSTNSVVQHTFACLFYLLENLKYYDDYTKKYLYCESDTFTHFQRPFWEVCDKTWGIIGLGEIGKGVAKLAKNFGCNVVYYSTSGKNNNSIYKRCDLQELLKISDIVSIHCPLNSETKNLIAFNELKLMKESSILINVGRGKIVNEEDLAKALDENCIRGAALDVMKEEPIKKDNPLLHIKNKERLLITPHIAWASFEARKKLINEIILNIQGFLNNEKRNVIG, encoded by the coding sequence ATGTTAAAAATAGTTATATTAGATGCTAAAACATTAGGAAATGATATAAGTTTACAAGGATTTAATGAATTTGGAGAAGTAAGTATATATGATTTTACTAAAAAGGAAGAAGTTATAGATAGAATAAAAGATAAAGATATAATAATAACTAATAAAGTGATATTAAATAAGGATAATTTGAAGTATGCTAAAAATCTTAAATTGATATGCATAGCTGCTACAGGAACAAATAATGTTGATTTAAATTATACAAATGAGAATAATATAGTTGTTACAAATGTTGCTGGATATTCAACAAATAGTGTTGTACAACATACATTTGCTTGTTTGTTTTACTTATTGGAAAATTTAAAATATTACGATGATTATACGAAAAAGTATTTGTATTGTGAGAGTGATACTTTTACTCATTTTCAACGTCCATTTTGGGAAGTTTGTGATAAAACTTGGGGTATAATTGGTCTTGGCGAAATAGGAAAAGGGGTAGCTAAATTAGCAAAAAATTTTGGATGTAATGTTGTATATTATTCAACATCAGGAAAAAACAATAACTCAATTTATAAAAGATGTGATTTACAGGAACTATTAAAGATTAGTGATATAGTATCTATTCATTGTCCATTAAACTCAGAGACTAAGAATTTAATAGCTTTTAATGAATTAAAATTAATGAAAGAATCTTCTATATTAATAAATGTAGGTAGGGGGAAAATAGTTAATGAAGAAGATCTAGCAAAAGCATTAGATGAAAACTGTATTAGAGGAGCGGCATTAGATGTTATGAAAGAGGAGCCCATTAAAAAAGATAATCCTTTATTACATATAAAAAATAAGGAAAGATTGCTAATAACTCCTCATATTGCATGGGCAAGTTTTGAGGCAAGAAAAAAATTAATAAATGAAATAATACTTAATATACAAGGATTTTTAAATAATGAGAAAAGGAATGTGATTGGTTAA
- a CDS encoding CPBP family intramembrane glutamic endopeptidase produces the protein MDKYFEKITILETLGVYILVNILVFLSTLVINVDSKSAINGNLLVIISEVLLITYIIYRLNHNNFKLKEAIIDFKKKPQFKDSLIIFILHAILALTAALGVAYIIYKINPELTKKMLNEKIIENNGTVYDNIYAFILGVILAPIMEELIFRGIMFNRLKMRWGAGPAIIISSIIFGMLHMDLAIIGAVLFGIMMCILYMKTRNIITTMTIHFINNLIFISISIGKQENTSQGDITEIVSIGKMALILFAVSSVISIYYIVKNWPKKEKKISLN, from the coding sequence ATGGATAAGTATTTTGAGAAAATTACTATATTAGAAACATTAGGGGTCTATATTTTAGTAAATATTTTAGTATTTCTAAGTACTTTAGTTATAAATGTTGATTCAAAATCAGCGATTAATGGAAATCTATTAGTTATAATTAGTGAGGTACTGTTAATTACATACATTATTTATAGATTAAATCATAATAATTTTAAATTAAAAGAAGCCATAATAGATTTTAAAAAGAAACCTCAATTTAAGGATAGTTTAATAATTTTTATATTACATGCAATTTTAGCATTAACAGCTGCATTAGGAGTAGCTTATATAATATATAAAATTAATCCTGAATTAACGAAAAAAATGTTGAATGAGAAAATAATTGAAAATAATGGCACAGTATATGATAATATATATGCATTTATTTTAGGAGTTATATTGGCTCCTATTATGGAGGAGCTTATATTTAGAGGGATTATGTTTAATAGGTTAAAGATGAGATGGGGAGCAGGACCGGCTATTATTATATCATCAATTATTTTTGGGATGTTGCATATGGATCTCGCTATTATAGGAGCAGTATTATTTGGTATTATGATGTGTATTTTATATATGAAAACTAGAAATATAATTACAACTATGACTATACATTTTATAAATAACCTAATATTTATTTCTATCAGTATAGGAAAACAAGAAAATACATCTCAAGGGGATATTACAGAAATAGTTTCCATAGGTAAAATGGCATTAATTTTATTTGCAGTTTCTTCTGTAATCTCAATATATTATATAGTGAAAAATTGGCCTAAGAAGGAAAAAAAGATCAGCTTAAATTAG
- a CDS encoding sensor histidine kinase → MFGLKRQNKKVYTAMFKQYILFVFLIIIVFVSGILATLIGIGKLINSKDYISDVQQFYKASSIVKSNFKEINAEKITSVGGWVEILDENKKVIYVIGEKKDNKKVYTEDEMLNLIEENSDESKSNSTYLHSINIFYVNKKKHYCMVKIPPGVINIDIDKKGSTEEYIHKVGNKLFRGIFHTSLFILLVILFYAFWTSRRIVEPLREILKGINKMTEGDYSARIALKRENEFSEIKEAFNFMAEKIQQGTIEREKSEEFKQQLFTDISHDLKTPITSIQGYSKALYDGVVEGEEKKRRYIKTIYHKSKRLVDLVENVHELAKLSNNNYSIYKEEIDICEFLREIITGFYFEIENKKFDFEIEIPEEQILCSVDKNEMTRAISNIISNSLKYNPYNTKLKIQLNKNNHFIEIIIADDGIGIPDELKDIVFEAFTRADTSRITTGGTGLGLSIAKKIVEKHKGNILLQHNDEYKTIFKIVLNGK, encoded by the coding sequence ATGTTTGGTTTAAAAAGACAAAATAAAAAAGTATATACGGCTATGTTTAAGCAATATATACTTTTTGTATTTCTTATAATTATAGTTTTTGTATCAGGAATTCTGGCAACACTTATTGGTATTGGTAAACTTATAAATTCTAAAGACTATATATCAGATGTACAGCAGTTTTATAAAGCATCTTCCATTGTTAAAAGCAATTTTAAAGAAATAAATGCTGAAAAAATAACATCTGTAGGTGGATGGGTAGAAATATTGGATGAAAATAAGAAGGTTATTTATGTTATTGGTGAAAAGAAAGATAATAAAAAAGTTTATACAGAAGATGAAATGTTAAATTTAATAGAAGAAAATTCGGATGAGAGCAAATCAAATAGCACATATTTACATTCTATAAATATTTTTTATGTAAATAAAAAGAAACATTATTGTATGGTAAAAATACCACCAGGAGTTATAAATATAGACATAGATAAGAAGGGATCTACAGAAGAGTATATACATAAAGTAGGAAATAAATTATTTAGAGGGATTTTTCATACATCATTATTTATTCTATTAGTAATACTATTTTATGCGTTTTGGACATCAAGAAGAATAGTTGAGCCACTAAGAGAGATATTAAAGGGGATAAATAAGATGACGGAGGGAGACTATTCTGCTAGAATAGCATTAAAACGAGAAAATGAATTCTCGGAGATTAAAGAAGCCTTTAATTTTATGGCAGAAAAGATTCAGCAAGGAACAATTGAAAGGGAAAAATCAGAGGAGTTTAAGCAACAACTATTTACTGATATATCTCATGATTTAAAGACTCCAATAACCTCAATACAAGGATATTCAAAGGCTTTGTATGATGGTGTTGTTGAAGGCGAAGAAAAAAAGAGGAGATATATTAAAACTATTTATCATAAGTCAAAAAGGCTTGTAGATTTAGTTGAAAATGTACATGAACTCGCAAAACTAAGTAACAATAATTATTCCATATATAAAGAAGAAATTGATATATGTGAATTTTTAAGAGAGATAATTACAGGTTTTTATTTTGAAATAGAAAATAAAAAATTTGATTTTGAAATAGAGATACCAGAAGAACAAATTTTGTGTTCGGTAGATAAAAATGAAATGACTCGAGCAATATCAAATATAATTTCTAATTCTCTAAAATATAATCCATATAACACAAAACTTAAAATACAGTTAAATAAAAATAATCATTTTATAGAAATAATTATTGCAGATGATGGAATTGGTATACCTGATGAATTAAAAGATATAGTATTTGAAGCATTTACTAGGGCGGATACATCACGAATAACAACTGGAGGAACAGGACTTGGACTATCTATTGCAAAAAAGATTGTTGAAAAACATAAGGGCAATATTTTACTACAACATAATGATGAATATAAAACTATATTTAAGATAGTGTTAAATGGAAAATAA
- a CDS encoding response regulator transcription factor, whose amino-acid sequence MAKILIADDEEEIIELLSLYLEKDNNIIYGAKNGLDAFEIIEDNNVDLAIIDIMMPKIDGYHLVKKIREKYEIPVIMLSAKSEYSDKILGLELGADDYITKPFNAMEVVARVKAQLRRYYKYHSIGDIVENNNEKCLEYGSLKLNNSTCTLYKDGVEIPLTSTEYKIIFYLMNSCGRVFTKKQIFEYVWDEPFYGDDNAIMVHISNLRDKIENDSKNPEYIKTIRGLGYKFNFNTI is encoded by the coding sequence ATGGCTAAAATTTTAATAGCTGATGATGAAGAAGAAATAATTGAATTATTATCTTTATATTTAGAGAAAGATAATAATATAATATATGGTGCTAAAAATGGATTAGATGCTTTTGAAATTATAGAAGATAATAATGTAGATTTAGCTATTATAGATATAATGATGCCTAAAATAGATGGGTATCATCTTGTAAAAAAGATAAGAGAAAAATACGAAATACCAGTTATTATGCTTTCAGCAAAAAGTGAGTATAGTGATAAAATATTGGGACTTGAACTTGGAGCTGATGATTATATAACAAAGCCATTTAATGCAATGGAAGTTGTAGCTAGAGTAAAAGCTCAACTTAGAAGATATTATAAATATCATTCTATTGGAGATATTGTTGAAAATAATAATGAAAAATGCTTAGAATATGGAAGTTTAAAGTTAAATAATAGTACATGTACTTTATATAAAGACGGAGTAGAGATTCCACTAACATCTACAGAATATAAGATAATATTTTATTTAATGAACAGTTGCGGAAGAGTTTTTACAAAAAAACAAATATTTGAATATGTTTGGGATGAGCCATTTTATGGTGATGATAATGCCATAATGGTTCATATAAGTAATCTTAGAGATAAAATAGAGAACGATTCTAAAAATCCAGAGTATATAAAAACTATACGAGGACTTGGATATAAATTTAATTTTAATACAATATAG